The Calditerrivibrio nitroreducens DSM 19672 genome window below encodes:
- a CDS encoding long-chain-fatty-acid--CoA ligase, translated as MVDFMNFKNLGEILSFNAKIRPNKTYIYYEKKKFTYREIDELSNKVAKVFLKFGVTKGDRVCILLENSPEFIITYFGIAKAGGVAVPLNTYLKEEEIQYIIDNAESKVLVTSSKFEDVVKNQKKLCPTLKHIFTYDHSNFESLNMLHLAKAETDSHPNVKITPEDLAVFIYTSGTTGHPKGAMLTHKNLLSNVSACLQVFHIDHTYKVLLALPMFHSYTFTASVLLPTYAGCGIIVLASIMELKKKSFKKILLFQRPNFFLGVPQIYTALARANIPNWFAKFLYPIKIHISGGAPLPEDIINEFYKKYRKPIIEGYGLSEASPVVAVNPLNKQKPYSVGPALPGIEVKIVNDDEEELPIGEVGELIIRGPNVMKGYWKMEDATALTIRNGWLFTGDLAKLDKDGYIYIVDRKKDLIIVKGINVYPREIEEYLYLYEGIDAAAVIGIPDKQSGEVPVAFIKVKEGSRVDLNDLKDYLKKHLANFKIPKHIYIKDDIPMTATGKVLKRKLKEMVLAEMKF; from the coding sequence ATGGTGGATTTCATGAACTTTAAAAATCTTGGGGAGATACTTTCATTCAATGCTAAAATAAGACCAAACAAGACTTACATCTATTATGAAAAAAAGAAATTTACCTATAGAGAAATTGATGAACTATCAAATAAAGTGGCAAAGGTTTTTTTGAAGTTTGGCGTTACAAAAGGGGATCGAGTATGTATATTACTCGAAAACTCACCAGAATTCATAATTACCTATTTTGGTATTGCAAAGGCTGGTGGTGTGGCTGTGCCTTTAAATACTTACCTAAAAGAGGAAGAGATCCAGTATATAATTGATAACGCCGAAAGTAAAGTACTTGTTACTTCTTCAAAATTTGAAGATGTGGTGAAAAATCAAAAAAAGCTATGCCCAACGCTAAAACATATATTCACCTACGATCATAGTAATTTTGAATCACTTAATATGCTACATCTGGCAAAAGCAGAGACAGATTCACACCCTAATGTTAAAATTACTCCTGAAGATCTTGCTGTATTTATTTATACTTCAGGTACCACAGGTCACCCCAAAGGGGCAATGCTTACTCATAAAAATCTTTTAAGCAACGTATCAGCCTGCCTTCAGGTATTTCACATAGATCATACTTATAAAGTTTTACTTGCGCTGCCGATGTTTCATTCATACACATTTACCGCAAGCGTTCTTTTACCAACTTATGCAGGATGTGGAATAATAGTCCTTGCCTCTATTATGGAACTTAAGAAAAAATCTTTTAAAAAGATCCTTTTATTCCAGAGACCAAACTTCTTTTTAGGGGTACCCCAAATATACACAGCTCTGGCAAGGGCAAACATACCAAATTGGTTTGCAAAATTTCTATACCCTATAAAAATTCACATAAGTGGTGGCGCTCCACTTCCGGAAGATATTATCAATGAATTCTATAAAAAATACAGAAAGCCTATTATTGAAGGGTATGGTCTATCCGAAGCATCCCCTGTGGTGGCGGTAAATCCCCTTAATAAACAGAAACCTTACTCAGTGGGGCCAGCTCTACCAGGCATAGAGGTAAAAATTGTTAATGACGATGAAGAGGAACTCCCTATTGGTGAAGTGGGTGAATTAATCATAAGAGGACCAAACGTAATGAAAGGGTATTGGAAAATGGAAGATGCCACAGCCCTTACAATCAGAAATGGGTGGCTTTTTACCGGCGACCTGGCAAAATTAGACAAAGATGGATACATTTATATAGTTGATAGGAAGAAGGATCTCATTATCGTTAAGGGGATTAATGTTTATCCCAGGGAGATAGAAGAATACCTTTATCTTTACGAAGGGATAGACGCAGCTGCTGTGATAGGAATCCCCGACAAACAAAGTGGCGAGGTGCCAGTGGCTTTTATAAAAGTAAAAGAAGGTTCAAGGGTAGATCTGAACGATTTAAAAGATTACCTTAAAAAACATTTAGCCAATTTTAAGATACCAAAACATATCTACATAAAGGATGACATTCCGATGACCGCCACTGGTAAGGTATTGAAAAGAAAGCTTAAAGAGATGGTTTTGGCGGAGATGAAATTTTAA
- a CDS encoding Maf family protein, which produces MYQKIILASGSPRRRELFARLGINFQYTTSATKEEFNETEPIEQQVMKVAAMKAYDVARIYDEAFIVGADTIVYCENRILGKPKDVKDAQDMLNFLSGKMHEVITGVAVINKNHKIHEQFYDKTEVYFKKLNNEMINWYIDSEEPMDKAGAYAIQGKGSLFVEKIVGNYDTVVGLPVGKLLEVFAKLGIKPYGGFHEL; this is translated from the coding sequence ATGTATCAAAAGATTATATTAGCCAGTGGTTCTCCCAGAAGGAGAGAGCTTTTTGCAAGATTGGGTATAAATTTTCAATACACCACATCCGCCACAAAAGAGGAATTTAATGAAACTGAACCGATAGAGCAGCAAGTAATGAAAGTAGCAGCGATGAAGGCTTATGATGTGGCCAGAATCTATGATGAGGCTTTTATAGTGGGGGCTGATACAATCGTTTATTGTGAAAATAGGATATTGGGAAAGCCCAAAGATGTAAAAGATGCTCAGGATATGTTAAATTTCCTCAGTGGAAAGATGCATGAGGTTATCACCGGTGTTGCTGTAATCAATAAAAATCACAAGATACATGAACAATTCTACGATAAAACAGAAGTATACTTTAAAAAACTCAATAACGAAATGATAAATTGGTATATCGATTCAGAAGAACCTATGGATAAAGCAGGGGCATACGCCATTCAGGGGAAAGGTTCCCTATTTGTAGAAAAGATCGTTGGAAATTATGATACAGTTGTGGGATTACCTGTGGGAAAGCTTCTGGAAGTTTTTGCAAAGCTGGGAATAAAACCTTATGGTGGATTTCATGAACTTTAA
- a CDS encoding Gx transporter family protein, which translates to MKKIDMMAYPDNTKIVSILASLSIVLGFLENLFPLPIPFIRLGISNIPIVIGVYMITELRFLLLLGGIKSLITAIFSTGFIFRLIIAFPSILIAIIFMYYYHKATKNYSSAISTSVIGSVVNITMQFIIIKLVIIKNLAFLKILPYFILAAILTGAIVGLISNNILNKRG; encoded by the coding sequence GTGAAAAAAATAGATATGATGGCATATCCAGATAATACAAAAATTGTTTCTATACTTGCTTCTCTTTCTATTGTACTCGGTTTTCTGGAGAATCTTTTCCCCTTACCAATACCATTTATTCGTCTTGGAATATCCAACATCCCAATCGTAATAGGAGTATACATGATAACAGAGTTGCGTTTTCTTTTACTTTTGGGTGGAATAAAATCTTTAATAACTGCCATATTCTCAACTGGTTTCATATTTAGACTGATAATAGCCTTTCCATCTATTCTGATAGCCATTATATTTATGTATTACTATCACAAAGCCACAAAAAATTACTCGTCAGCAATATCCACAAGTGTAATCGGTAGTGTTGTAAATATAACAATGCAATTTATTATTATTAAACTTGTAATCATAAAAAATCTTGCATTTCTTAAAATTTTGCCTTATTTCATATTAGCTGCAATTTTAACTGGAGCTATTGTAGGCTTAATATCAAACAATATTTTGAACAAAAGGGGTTGA
- a CDS encoding NusG domain II-containing protein encodes MVKLKSSADGRSLKSIKPFDIVVILFIFVITIYFMRTENEAIKKGYIIIDEKKYPLNLDQNGIIDLKIYGKNMKVEVKDKKARISESDCRDKICIHMGYIKDCGDSAICLPNKTAIVIECEKNRYDGISR; translated from the coding sequence ATGGTAAAATTGAAAAGCTCTGCGGATGGGAGAAGTTTGAAGTCAATTAAACCTTTTGACATTGTTGTGATACTTTTTATCTTTGTTATAACGATCTATTTCATGAGAACTGAAAATGAAGCCATCAAAAAAGGATATATTATAATTGATGAAAAAAAATACCCGCTAAATTTAGATCAAAACGGGATTATCGATTTAAAAATCTATGGTAAAAATATGAAAGTAGAGGTGAAAGACAAGAAGGCCCGCATATCAGAGTCGGACTGCAGGGATAAAATATGCATACATATGGGTTATATAAAAGATTGTGGTGATTCCGCCATCTGTTTACCAAATAAAACTGCAATAGTTATAGAATGTGAAAAAAATAGATATGATGGCATATCCAGATAA
- a CDS encoding FAD:protein FMN transferase, which produces MQKLSLFLILILLFGCNESFTTKPFFSMGTMVEITVSEKDKTEIDKIKSEIERLSAFVKEETNRINMEKKNEKVAVDNRFIVLLKKGGYFHDISKGRFDITIHTIMKLYGFPEGPYKVPSRVELDNFSSYMGFENLLINENYIIKKTDFTIDIGAYAKGWIVDEAINFMKSKGITKGIVNAGGDLYCLGDKNGDGWKIGIQHPDDKEKVISVLKLVDKAVATSGDYERFFIQNGKKYIHIFDAIKKEPADNYRSISVIADTVEMADGLSTVYFLLNPQEIKSLCDKLKTPVLIYHLNGKIEKLCGWEKFEVN; this is translated from the coding sequence ATGCAAAAGCTCTCTTTATTTCTCATTTTAATTCTACTTTTTGGCTGTAATGAATCATTCACCACAAAACCATTTTTCTCAATGGGAACTATGGTGGAGATAACAGTTTCAGAAAAAGATAAAACCGAAATCGATAAAATTAAATCCGAAATTGAACGTTTAAGTGCATTTGTGAAAGAAGAAACCAACAGAATAAACATGGAAAAGAAAAATGAAAAGGTCGCGGTGGATAACAGATTTATAGTTCTACTAAAAAAGGGTGGCTATTTTCATGACATATCAAAAGGTAGATTTGACATAACGATACACACCATAATGAAACTGTATGGATTCCCCGAAGGCCCCTACAAAGTACCGTCCCGTGTTGAACTGGATAACTTTTCATCCTACATGGGATTTGAAAATCTTTTAATTAACGAGAACTATATCATAAAAAAAACTGATTTTACAATTGATATAGGTGCTTATGCCAAAGGTTGGATTGTAGATGAAGCGATAAATTTTATGAAGAGTAAGGGTATAACAAAGGGTATTGTAAACGCTGGGGGGGATCTTTATTGTCTTGGTGATAAAAATGGAGATGGTTGGAAGATAGGTATTCAGCATCCAGATGATAAAGAAAAGGTTATCTCTGTTTTAAAACTTGTGGATAAAGCTGTGGCCACAAGTGGGGACTATGAAAGATTTTTTATTCAGAATGGCAAAAAATATATCCATATATTCGATGCAATCAAAAAAGAACCAGCCGATAATTATAGAAGTATTAGCGTAATAGCTGATACTGTGGAGATGGCTGATGGGTTATCCACGGTATATTTCCTTTTAAACCCACAGGAGATAAAATCGTTGTGTGACAAACTCAAAACCCCTGTTCTTATCTACCACTTAAATGGTAAAATTGAAAAGCTCTGCGGATGGGAGAAGTTTGAAGTCAATTAA
- the amrS gene encoding AmmeMemoRadiSam system radical SAM enzyme: MKEALFYKKLDDKKVRCLLCPHRCVISNGGHGICLIRKNIEGTLHQTSYGEVTSINMDPIEKKPLYHFHPGSDILSVGTNGCNLNCAYCQNFSISKNITLRQKVSPEELLSLAKKTNSIGIAYTYNEPTIWYEFIYDTAMLFQKSGLKNILVTNGYINPEPLEQLLPYIDAANIDLKAFSEDKYKMLGGSLKEVLNTIETMYRKDIHIEITHLAVENYTTDIKEFDELCRFILSINKSIPLHISRYFPCYKLNLPPTRNDFLLELFDVAKRYLSYVYLGNVLHNNDTTCPVCGAKLILRNGYKITSFISDNTCPICKSSLYFSF, encoded by the coding sequence ATGAAAGAAGCTCTATTTTACAAAAAATTAGACGACAAAAAAGTTAGATGCCTTTTATGCCCCCACAGATGTGTAATTTCAAATGGTGGCCATGGTATCTGCCTTATCAGAAAAAATATAGAAGGTACCCTTCATCAGACATCTTATGGGGAGGTTACCTCCATCAATATGGATCCAATAGAAAAAAAACCTTTGTACCACTTTCACCCGGGATCTGATATCCTATCTGTGGGAACAAACGGCTGTAATTTAAACTGTGCTTACTGTCAAAACTTTTCCATTTCAAAGAACATAACCCTCAGGCAAAAAGTCTCACCGGAAGAACTTCTATCGTTAGCCAAAAAAACAAATTCTATCGGTATAGCATATACCTACAACGAGCCAACCATCTGGTATGAATTTATATACGATACCGCAATGCTATTTCAAAAAAGTGGCTTAAAAAATATCCTTGTAACAAATGGATATATCAATCCTGAGCCTTTAGAACAACTTTTACCATATATTGATGCCGCCAATATCGACCTTAAGGCATTTTCAGAAGATAAATACAAGATGCTTGGGGGTAGTTTGAAAGAGGTCTTGAATACTATTGAAACAATGTACAGAAAAGATATACACATAGAGATAACTCATCTTGCGGTGGAAAACTATACCACTGACATAAAAGAGTTTGATGAACTTTGTAGATTCATTTTGTCCATAAACAAGAGCATCCCACTTCATATCTCCAGATATTTTCCCTGCTATAAACTAAACTTACCTCCCACCAGAAATGATTTTCTTTTAGAACTTTTTGACGTAGCAAAAAGGTATCTTTCATACGTTTACCTTGGGAATGTCCTGCATAATAATGATACCACATGCCCCGTTTGTGGAGCAAAACTCATATTGAGAAACGGTTACAAAATAACCTCTTTTATATCAGACAACACCTGTCCAATATGCAAAAGCTCTCTTTATTTCTCATTTTAA
- a CDS encoding polyprenyl synthetase family protein: protein MNISDITALVKDKLALLEEELKKNLDSDVEMVNEVAYYVFESGGKRLRPIFMFLSSGLGGYTGNRDVILSGVVEYIHTATLLHDDVIDGAKFRRGRPSANQAFGNDITVLCGDFLYSRAFVNLVKDGDPKVQMILANAAKTMSEGEVFQLVKTANFNLSFEEYNKIIFSKTAVLFSACCEIGAMLAGFDGERVKMMAEFGKIVGLSFQMSDDILDYLGDPAKTGKKPGTDLKEGKMTLPMLLLRDLANESELMKMKDIIASDPDENDITYIIDLMERYDVKSKAESFVDSYTKSARDLLSSFPDNEYRRALEFLSEYVILRDR, encoded by the coding sequence ATGAATATTTCTGATATTACAGCTTTGGTAAAAGATAAGCTTGCACTTCTTGAAGAGGAATTGAAAAAAAATCTTGATTCTGATGTGGAGATGGTAAATGAGGTTGCTTATTACGTATTTGAAAGTGGTGGTAAAAGATTAAGACCGATATTTATGTTTCTATCTTCCGGTCTTGGAGGATATACAGGCAATAGAGATGTAATTTTAAGTGGTGTGGTGGAATACATCCATACCGCTACATTACTTCACGACGATGTGATCGATGGAGCGAAATTTAGAAGGGGAAGACCCAGTGCAAATCAGGCTTTCGGCAATGATATTACCGTATTATGTGGTGACTTTTTATATTCAAGAGCATTTGTAAACCTTGTGAAAGATGGTGACCCAAAGGTTCAGATGATCCTTGCAAATGCTGCAAAGACTATGAGTGAAGGTGAAGTATTCCAGCTGGTAAAAACAGCGAACTTCAATTTATCATTTGAAGAATACAACAAGATTATCTTTTCCAAAACTGCTGTGTTATTTTCAGCCTGCTGTGAAATAGGTGCTATGCTGGCTGGATTTGATGGAGAAAGAGTAAAGATGATGGCTGAATTTGGTAAAATTGTGGGATTATCTTTCCAGATGAGTGATGATATACTTGATTATCTGGGGGATCCTGCTAAAACTGGTAAAAAGCCTGGTACGGATCTTAAAGAAGGAAAAATGACTTTACCCATGCTTCTACTTAGGGATCTGGCTAACGAATCAGAGCTGATGAAGATGAAAGATATAATCGCATCAGATCCAGATGAAAATGATATAACTTATATTATAGATCTAATGGAACGTTACGATGTTAAATCAAAAGCAGAGTCTTTCGTAGATAGCTACACAAAATCCGCCAGAGATCTACTATCAAGCTTTCCTGATAATGAATACCGTAGGGCTCTTGAGTTTTTATCCGAATACGTAATCCTTAGGGACAGATGA
- a CDS encoding RidA family protein: MEYIKTDRAPQAIGPYSQAVKVGNILFVSGQIPIDPATNQLINGTIEEVTMLVLNNLKNIVIDAGFSLYDIAKVTIFLKDMDNFAAVNKIYEDFFGDHKPARAVVEVSRLPKDVLIEIECVAVKN, encoded by the coding sequence ATGGAGTATATTAAAACAGATAGGGCACCACAGGCCATTGGCCCTTACTCCCAGGCGGTGAAAGTGGGTAATATCCTCTTCGTATCGGGACAGATTCCGATAGATCCAGCTACAAATCAACTTATTAATGGGACTATTGAAGAAGTTACCATGCTTGTGTTGAACAATTTAAAAAACATTGTAATTGATGCGGGATTTAGTTTGTATGATATAGCAAAGGTGACAATTTTTCTCAAGGATATGGATAATTTTGCGGCGGTGAATAAGATCTATGAAGATTTTTTTGGTGATCATAAACCGGCTCGAGCAGTTGTAGAAGTTTCAAGACTTCCAAAAGATGTTTTAATAGAAATTGAATGTGTGGCGGTGAAAAATTAA
- a CDS encoding acyl-CoA carboxylase subunit beta has protein sequence MEELIKKLKELNQQAELGGGLERIKKMHAQGKLTARERIEKLLDKGTFVELDKFVVHRCSYFGMEKQKILGDGVVTGYGKINGRTVFVFAQDFTVFGGSLSEMFAKKICKIMDLAMEVGAPVIGLNDSGGARIQEGVMSLAGYADIFLRNSLASGVIPQISAIMGPCAGGAVYSPALTDFIFMVKETSYMFITGPEVVKTVTSEDVTKEELGGAMTHNTKTGVAHFAAENDTDCLLKIRELLSYLPSNNMEEPPFVPTKDDPNRTEMSIRNIVPVDPNKPYDIKEIILKVVDDGNFFEVQEHYAKNIVVGFARLNGKTIGIVANQPSVMAGALDINSSIKGARFVRFCDAFNIPLLTFVDVPGFMPGVAQEYGGIIKHGAKLLYAYCEATVPKVTVITRKAYGGAYDVMSSKHVRGDINYAYPTAEIAVMGPDGAVQILFSKEVAASPDPVAKKKELVESYRETFANPYRAAELGFIDEVILPEETRPKLIQAFELLANKRQSVPPKKHDNLPL, from the coding sequence ATGGAAGAACTAATTAAGAAGCTAAAAGAATTAAACCAACAGGCTGAGCTTGGCGGTGGGCTTGAAAGAATCAAAAAGATGCATGCTCAGGGGAAGCTTACAGCAAGAGAGAGGATTGAAAAGCTCCTTGATAAAGGGACGTTTGTTGAGCTTGATAAGTTTGTGGTTCATCGTTGTAGCTATTTTGGAATGGAAAAACAGAAGATCCTGGGGGATGGTGTAGTAACCGGTTATGGAAAAATTAATGGTAGAACAGTATTTGTATTTGCTCAGGACTTTACAGTGTTTGGTGGATCTCTATCAGAAATGTTTGCCAAAAAGATATGTAAAATTATGGATCTTGCAATGGAAGTGGGGGCTCCAGTCATAGGGTTAAACGATTCTGGTGGTGCAAGGATTCAGGAAGGGGTTATGTCCCTTGCTGGTTATGCTGATATCTTTTTGAGAAATTCCCTTGCGTCTGGTGTTATTCCCCAGATATCCGCAATTATGGGGCCGTGTGCTGGTGGTGCCGTTTATTCTCCTGCCCTTACAGATTTTATTTTTATGGTAAAAGAAACAAGCTATATGTTTATAACTGGTCCTGAGGTTGTAAAAACTGTTACCAGTGAAGATGTAACAAAAGAGGAACTTGGTGGAGCAATGACTCACAATACGAAAACGGGTGTTGCTCATTTTGCTGCTGAAAATGATACCGATTGTCTTCTCAAGATAAGGGAGCTTTTGAGCTATCTGCCATCAAATAATATGGAAGAGCCTCCATTTGTTCCAACAAAGGATGATCCAAATAGGACAGAAATGTCCATAAGAAATATAGTTCCAGTTGATCCTAATAAGCCTTACGACATAAAAGAGATTATTTTAAAAGTTGTGGATGATGGTAACTTTTTTGAAGTTCAGGAGCACTATGCCAAAAATATAGTAGTTGGTTTTGCAAGGTTAAATGGTAAAACTATCGGTATAGTGGCAAATCAGCCTTCAGTTATGGCTGGGGCTTTGGATATAAATTCTTCCATAAAAGGGGCAAGGTTTGTGCGTTTTTGCGATGCGTTTAATATACCACTCCTTACATTCGTTGACGTGCCTGGATTTATGCCGGGGGTTGCTCAGGAATACGGTGGTATTATAAAACATGGTGCTAAGCTTCTTTACGCTTATTGTGAAGCTACAGTTCCTAAAGTTACAGTTATCACCAGAAAAGCATACGGTGGAGCTTATGATGTTATGAGTTCCAAACATGTAAGAGGGGATATCAATTATGCTTATCCAACTGCAGAGATTGCAGTTATGGGGCCAGATGGTGCCGTGCAGATCCTTTTTAGTAAAGAGGTGGCGGCTTCACCGGATCCTGTCGCCAAGAAGAAGGAGCTTGTGGAGAGCTACAGAGAAACATTTGCAAATCCATACAGAGCTGCTGAGCTTGGCTTCATTGATGAGGTTATCTTACCAGAGGAGACCAGACCAAAGCTTATACAGGCCTTTGAACTTCTGGCAAACAAGAGACAGTCTGTTCCACCTAAAAAACATGATAACCTGCCACTTTAA
- the accC gene encoding acetyl-CoA carboxylase biotin carboxylase subunit gives MPEIKKVLVANRGEIAIRVFRTCRRIGIKTVAIYTHADRKAPHVRYADEAYCITDGPSDTSYLKKDRIIEIAKKTGAAIHPGYGFYAENADFRRACDEAGVIFIGPSAEHIEMMGSKTGARAVMAEAGVPTVPGTKNPIRDVEEAKKVAREIGYPIMLKAVYGGGGKGMRLVHKEEDFESSFRMASSEALNAFGNGDVYMEKFIVQPHHVEIQVLGDMHGNAIHLFDRECSIQRRHQKVIEEAPSPFISKETREKMCKVAAEAIRKIGYYSAGTLEFIVGADQNFYFLEMNTRLQVEHPITEMITGVDIVREMIFVAEGKPLSYKQEDISILGHAIECRVYAEDPSNNFAPSPGLLTVYQTPEGPNVRVESGAYQGYEIPLYYDPMIAKVCSFSKDRNGAIEHMKRILSEYMISGIKTSIPFHMAVLKNPTFLSGVYDTGFIENKFDMEELKRREHLDPTVAAIVASIKQLISEKISASRAVTRPDITESNWKRFGKMINLSKTV, from the coding sequence ATGCCAGAGATCAAAAAGGTATTAGTTGCAAATAGAGGCGAAATCGCCATAAGGGTTTTTAGAACCTGTAGAAGAATCGGTATAAAAACAGTAGCCATATATACACATGCGGATAGGAAGGCACCCCACGTAAGGTATGCAGATGAAGCGTATTGCATCACTGATGGACCTTCCGATACGAGCTATCTTAAAAAAGATCGGATCATAGAAATTGCTAAGAAAACTGGAGCAGCTATACATCCAGGTTACGGTTTTTACGCAGAAAATGCGGATTTCAGAAGAGCTTGTGATGAAGCAGGTGTTATTTTCATTGGCCCTTCCGCAGAGCATATTGAGATGATGGGTAGCAAAACTGGTGCAAGGGCTGTGATGGCTGAAGCTGGAGTTCCCACTGTACCGGGTACTAAAAATCCCATCAGGGATGTGGAGGAAGCCAAAAAAGTAGCCAGAGAGATCGGCTACCCAATTATGTTAAAAGCTGTATATGGTGGTGGTGGTAAAGGGATGAGGCTTGTCCACAAAGAGGAGGATTTTGAATCTTCTTTCAGGATGGCAAGTAGTGAAGCCCTAAATGCCTTTGGTAATGGCGATGTTTACATGGAAAAGTTTATCGTTCAACCCCATCACGTGGAGATACAGGTTCTGGGTGATATGCATGGAAACGCAATCCACCTTTTTGATAGGGAATGCTCCATCCAAAGAAGGCATCAAAAAGTGATAGAAGAGGCTCCATCCCCATTCATTTCCAAAGAAACAAGGGAAAAGATGTGTAAGGTGGCGGCGGAGGCAATTAGAAAAATAGGGTATTACAGTGCCGGAACACTTGAGTTTATAGTGGGGGCTGATCAGAATTTCTATTTCCTTGAAATGAATACAAGGCTGCAGGTGGAGCATCCAATAACTGAGATGATCACAGGTGTAGATATAGTAAGGGAGATGATCTTCGTGGCTGAAGGGAAACCACTCAGCTATAAACAGGAGGATATATCTATTCTGGGGCATGCAATTGAGTGCAGGGTATATGCGGAAGATCCATCCAACAATTTTGCCCCATCACCTGGATTGCTTACCGTATACCAAACACCTGAGGGTCCAAATGTGAGGGTGGAAAGTGGAGCATATCAGGGTTATGAAATACCTCTGTATTATGACCCCATGATAGCTAAGGTATGTTCGTTTAGTAAAGATAGAAATGGTGCGATAGAGCATATGAAGAGGATACTTTCTGAATATATGATTTCTGGTATTAAGACTTCCATACCATTCCATATGGCGGTGCTAAAGAATCCAACATTTTTAAGTGGTGTATATGATACAGGTTTCATCGAAAATAAATTTGACATGGAAGAGCTGAAAAGAAGAGAGCATCTTGATCCAACTGTGGCGGCAATTGTTGCAAGCATCAAGCAGCTTATTTCCGAGAAGATATCTGCTTCGAGGGCGGTCACAAGACCGGATATCACCGAGTCTAACTGGAAGCGTTTTGGTAAAATGATTAACCTTAGCAAAACGGTATAA
- a CDS encoding biotin/lipoyl-containing protein: protein MAIKRQYFVNVEGFEGEKEVNLTENAPGDYVAVVDGKEYHVDFQQINETIYSVIIDGVSYAVDMTDKGDRYDIIVNGDHFNVEVLDELKRLMKMRSSSSVEGRQVIEAPMPGYIWKMLKEVGDEVKAGEPIMILVAMKMENEIKSPKDGVIQEIFVKASENPQESTVAMGDKLAIVE from the coding sequence ATGGCGATCAAAAGACAGTATTTTGTAAATGTTGAAGGTTTTGAAGGTGAAAAGGAGGTAAACCTTACCGAAAATGCCCCAGGGGATTATGTTGCAGTTGTGGATGGTAAGGAGTATCATGTGGATTTTCAGCAGATTAATGAAACCATTTATTCTGTAATAATAGATGGTGTATCTTATGCTGTGGACATGACTGATAAAGGTGATAGATACGATATCATCGTGAATGGAGATCATTTTAATGTGGAAGTTTTGGATGAACTCAAGCGTTTGATGAAGATGCGGAGTAGTTCATCTGTGGAAGGTCGTCAGGTAATAGAAGCCCCAATGCCTGGGTATATCTGGAAGATGCTGAAAGAGGTTGGTGATGAAGTAAAAGCCGGCGAGCCTATTATGATACTTGTGGCTATGAAGATGGAAAACGAGATAAAATCTCCAAAGGATGGAGTAATTCAGGAGATATTCGTAAAAGCAAGCGAAAATCCACAGGAAAGTACTGTTGCAATGGGTGATAAACTGGCTATAGTTGAGTAG